A part of Gossypium hirsutum isolate 1008001.06 chromosome A07, Gossypium_hirsutum_v2.1, whole genome shotgun sequence genomic DNA contains:
- the LOC107930852 gene encoding protein CbxX, chromosomal: MQRRQDQRSRSVKPITVHGLAQSGDLVGLQKLLNDKPFLLNERNPVMAQTPLHVSSGNDRAEIVKFLLDWQGSEKVELEAKNMYGETPLHMAAKNGCSEVARLLLAHGAFIEAKANNGMTPLHLAVWHSIRSDNHATVKTLLEYNADCSAEDDEGMTPIKHISKGPGSEKLQELLHRHLEEQRKRRALEACGEAKAKMDELEKELSNIVGLHDLKVQLRKWAKGMLLDERRRSLGLKVGARRPPHMAFLGNPGTGKTMVARVLGKLLHMVGILPTDKVTEVQRTDLVGEFVGHTGPKTRRKIQEAEGGILFVDEAYRLIPMQKSDDKDYGLEALEEIMSVMDSGKIVVIFAGYSEPMKRVISSNEGFSRRVTKFFQFSDFNPEELAEILHIKMNNQTEQSLLYGFKLHSSCSLDAIARLIEKETTEKQRKEMNGGLVDPLLVNAREYLDLRLSFDCIDADELRTITLEDLEAGIRLFS; encoded by the exons ATGCAGAGGCGTCAAGATCAACGGTCGAGATCTGTTAAACCCATTACGGTTCATGGGTTAGCTCAGTCTGGGGATCTTGTTGGTCTTCAAAAGTTGCTTAATGATAAGCCTTTTCTTCTCAATGAGAGAAACCCTGTT ATGGCACAAACACCACTTCATGTATCCTCTGGAAATGACAGGGCTGAGATAGTTAAATTTTTGCTCGATTGGCAAGGATCAGAAAAAGTTGAGTTGGAAGCTAAAAATATG TATGGTGAGACTCCGTTGCATATGGCAGCCAAGAATGGATGTAGCGAAGTTGCACGGTTGCTCCTTGCTCATGGTGCTTTCATTGAAGCCAAAGCTAAT AACGGAATGACACCGTTACATTTAGCTGTTTGGCACTCGATTCGATCAGACAACCATGCAACTGTCAAGACACTACTCGAGTACAATGCCGATTGTAGTGCTGAGGATGAT GAAGGTATGACACCTATAAAACATATCTCGAAAGGCCCTGGAAGTGAGAAGCTACAGGAATTATTACATAGGCATCTTGAAGAGCAGCGAAAGAGAAGGGCATTGGAAGCATGCGGTGAAGCAAAGGCTAAGATGGATGAGCTCGAGAAAGAGCTGTCAAATATCGTGGGCTTGCATGATCTCAAAGTTCAACTTCGGAAATGGGCAAAGGGGATGCTTCTCGATGAAAGGCGTAGATCTCTAGGGTTGAAAGTTGGCGCTAGAAGACCTCCTCATATGGCATTCCTTGGTAATCCCGGAACAG GTAAGACTATGGTAGCTCGTGTTCTCGGGAAATTGCTTCATATGGTCGGAATTCTACCTACTGACAAGGTAACAGAAGTACAAAGGACAGATTTGGTTGGTGAATTCGTTGGACACACAGGACCAAAGACAAGGAGAAAG ATCCAAGAAGCCGAAGGTGGAATTCTTTTTGTTGATGAAGCATATAGGTTAATCCCAATGCAAAAGTCTGACGATAAAGACTATGGATTAGAGGCTTTAGAAGAAATCATGTCTGTAATGGACAGCGGTAAAATCGTAGTCATATTTGCTGGATACAGTGAACCAATGAAGCGTGTAATCAGTTCTAACGAAGGATTCTCCCGAAGGGTAACGAAATTTTTCCAGTTCAGCGATTTCAATCCCGAAGAACTAGCTGAGATCCTCCATATCAAAATGAACAATCAAACCGAGCAAAGTTTGTTGTACGGATTTAAGTTACATAGTTCTTGCAGTTTAGATGCAATAGCAAGACTAATAGAGAAAGAAACAACGGAAAAACAGCGTAAAGAGATGAATGGAGGTTTAGTCGATCCGTTACTAGTTAACGCTAGGGAATACCTTGATCTTCGACTCAGTTTCGACTGTATAGACGCTGATGAACTGCGGACCATAACCCTTGAAGATCTCGAAGCTGGTATTCGGCTTTTCTCGTGA